In the Streptomyces sp. cg36 genome, one interval contains:
- a CDS encoding DsbA family protein, with product MLNRSTRRRTTLGALAVLLCTGAAACSSGSGEKAEPAPTVSTVGPTARAGQAMATLATLPAKLGADGVSLVVGKDSAPHTVKVLEDPRCPYCAKFETAAGPKLAELTADGKIKIEYTIASFLDANLGGSGSANAARALRASVDAGKFPQFHAALYASQPKESVDGFTPAFLLTVADQVPGLRGAAFDKAVGSGAHADWSARAEKAFETSGARGTPTVLLDGRPLGPDDALYEAGAFTKALKERGIG from the coding sequence GTGCTGAACCGTTCCACCCGACGCCGCACCACCCTGGGGGCACTGGCCGTGCTGCTGTGCACCGGCGCTGCTGCCTGCTCCTCCGGGAGCGGGGAAAAGGCCGAGCCCGCGCCGACCGTCTCCACGGTCGGCCCGACCGCGCGCGCCGGGCAGGCGATGGCGACGCTCGCCACCCTGCCCGCCAAGCTCGGCGCCGACGGGGTCTCGCTGGTCGTCGGCAAGGACTCCGCTCCGCACACGGTGAAGGTGCTGGAGGACCCGCGCTGCCCGTACTGCGCCAAGTTCGAGACCGCGGCAGGCCCGAAGCTCGCCGAGCTCACGGCCGACGGCAAGATCAAGATCGAGTACACCATCGCCTCGTTCCTCGACGCGAACCTCGGCGGCAGCGGCTCGGCCAACGCCGCCCGGGCCCTGCGCGCCTCCGTCGACGCGGGCAAGTTCCCGCAGTTCCACGCGGCCCTCTACGCCTCCCAGCCCAAGGAGTCGGTCGACGGCTTCACGCCCGCCTTCCTGCTGACGGTCGCCGACCAGGTGCCCGGGCTGCGCGGCGCCGCCTTCGACAAGGCGGTCGGCTCCGGCGCCCACGCCGACTGGTCCGCCCGCGCCGAGAAGGCATTCGAGACGTCGGGCGCACGCGGCACGCCCACGGTCCTCCTGGACGGCAGGCCCCTCGGACCCGATGACGCGCTGTACGAGGCGGGCGCCTTCACGAAGGCGCTCAAGGAACGCGGCATCGGCTGA